A single region of the Terriglobales bacterium genome encodes:
- a CDS encoding DinB family protein — protein MSEIAGLAFDKLIEYEEEETQKWEKWLRTQPPKALEVPVGTGDTATVKGLVWHICAVEYRHAQRLLGEPAASPEELRRDSLDAIFRLGDEARMKLTSFLAGATNSVLKETITFETRSAGTFTCTRQKLLVHVLLHGVRHWAQIATALRQAGYKQDWQHDFLMTGAMK, from the coding sequence ATGTCAGAGATCGCGGGGCTGGCCTTTGACAAGCTGATCGAATACGAGGAAGAAGAAACACAGAAGTGGGAGAAATGGCTGCGAACGCAGCCACCCAAGGCGCTGGAAGTGCCGGTGGGAACGGGTGACACCGCCACCGTGAAGGGGCTCGTCTGGCACATTTGCGCGGTTGAGTATCGGCACGCGCAGCGCCTGCTGGGGGAGCCGGCCGCGTCGCCCGAAGAACTGCGCAGGGATTCGCTCGACGCCATTTTCCGGCTGGGCGACGAGGCGCGCATGAAACTGACCTCGTTCCTGGCCGGAGCCACGAATTCCGTCCTGAAGGAGACCATCACGTTTGAGACGCGCAGCGCGGGCACGTTCACCTGCACCCGGCAGAAGCTGCTGGTGCACGTGCTGCTGCACGGCGTCCGCCACTGGGCGCAGATCGCCACCGCTCTCCGCCAGGCGGGCTACAAGCAGGACTGGCAGCACGATTTCCTGATGACGGGTGCGATGAAATAG